From the Microcoleus sp. FACHB-672 genome, the window TCACGTTGCGAACTCCTCGCAGTATAGCTAAGGGCAGCCGCGTCACCTTTGCTTGCTGCCCACAGAGGCGTTCGCACAGGCGGATAATTTCATCGGCACTCCATGCCCGTGTCCCTACGATGGGAAAAGCTTTGTTTTCTGCTTCCGGAACCGAGACGGCGCGGACGGCAAATTTGGCCACGTCTTGGGTGTCCATAAATGCCACAGGAGAGGTTTCCCCTGTTATCCAAACCGCTTGATTTTCTAAAATCGGAATGGCGTACTGACCGATTAACCCTTGCATGAAGCCACAGGGTTTGAGGATCGTATAGTTCAAGCCCGATTCCGCTAAGAATAGCTCCGTACACCGCTTGATTTCCATCAGCGGGACTTGCGGATATTTCTGGGCGTCTAGAATTGAAAAGAATATATAACGTTCGACACCGGCAGCCTTCGCGGCTTGAATCAGCGCCACTTTGCCATCCCAGTCTACTTCTTTCACGCTTAGGGAATCTGTCGGTCGAGCGGTTGCGACATCGATCACTGCCGTCACCCCTTCTAGGGCAGGTGGCAAGCTTTCGGGTTCGCACAAATCTCCCCTTACCAGTTCAGCGCCCCATTCTTTTAGAAAAGCAGCTTTTTTCAGGTTACGGACTAAGCAGCGTATTTGATAGCCCTCATCCAAGGCACGGCGGGCGACTTGTCTCCCTAAAGTGCCGGTGGCACCGACAACCAATAAAATCATGAAGAATTGATTACGATTCTTAAAACTTTCTCTAAGATAGTATCAGAATTTTCTCATTTTGACACAAAACTTAACAAATAGAGCAAAAAATCGGTAGGGCATCGGCACTTTTACGAGAGAAAATGGAGACAGGGAAAAAATGCTTACCGTTTTATGGCGTATTGATAGATTGAACAATTGCCACCCTTCACGGGGACATTAAACGGATTGAAATAATTTATATTTTGATCACCGGCCAAGATTCGTAAAATTTATAAAGCCACAAGCAAGATAAAGCCGGCACCTAACAGTCAACAACTGTAGGGTTTTGAACATTGAACTCGCAAATGGGGGGGGAGGGGATATATGGGAAGAAAGTGCAAAAAGATCAGGGTTTGAGCCACTGATATCAGCGCTGCCGATGACTTAAGGTAAAAATTTACCCAGCTCAGTCGGCACACATTTTGAATGACTCGTTAAATACCGCAAAAGATTACCCTGTCAAGTTTCATAACCGGGTATGTATATTTGTGTATATATCTTTTGTGTGAGTAATTTTTTATAGATAGGGAATCTAAGAAAGACAAATGGATCAACTAGACATAGACCCAGCATTGGAAAACCTACTACAGTATCTAAAACATAGTCGGGGCATAGATTTCACTGGCTACAAACGGTCAAGCTTGATGCGCCGAGTCAACAAACGGATAGAGACAGTCGGAATAGAGAGTTATATCGAGTATCAAGACTATCTGGAACTGCATCCAGAAGAATTTGTTCATTTATTTAATGGCCTATTAATTAACGTTACGGGCTTTTTCCGAGATCGCTCAGCCTGGGATTATATCGTGAGCAACGTCGTTCCCAAGATGATTGCCGAGAAAGACGGGGGTGAAAACTTCCGGCTGTGGAGTGCCGGCTGCGCCTCTGGGGAAGAAGCCTATACCTTAGCGATCATCATGGCAGAAGCGGTTGGCTTTGAGCAATTTCGCGAGAGAGTTAAAATTTTTGCCACCGATATTGACGAAGAAGCACTCAACCAAGCTCGACTGGGTACTTATTGCCACAAAGAAGTTACAGGACTTCCTAAAGAATATCTAAAGAAATACTTCGAGCTAATCGATAACCGCTATGCATTTCGGAAGGATCTGCGGCGATCAATTATTTTTGGCCGCAATAACTTAGTGCAAGATGCACCCATTTCTCGGATTGATTTGCTAACGTGCCGCAACACCATAATGTATTTCAACGCCGAAACTCAAGCAAAAATCCTGACACGCTTTCACTTCGCTTTGAATGACGGCGGCATTTTATTTTTAGGGAAGGCAGAAACCTTGCTTACCCACAACCACAGCTTTGCGCCCGTGGATTTAAAACGGCGTATCTTTACGCAAGTGCAAAAAGGAAATTTGCGGGATCGCCTGTTGCTTTTGCCCCAAGCAGAAACTCCAGATACGTTAGACTTTCGTTCAAATCTAGTGCGTATGCGTGAAACTGCTTTTGATGCCGGCACCTCAGCCCAAGTTGTGGTGGATACCAGCGGTTCAGTCGTGTTAGCGAACGAACGAGCACGCAACCTTTTTGATCTCAAAGCTAAAGATATAGGCCGGCCTTTACAAGATTTAGAAGTTTCCTACCGTCCCGTCGAGTTACGCTCTCGGATCGCGCAAGTTTATTCAGAATGCCGCGCGATTGTCTTAAAAGATATTGAGTGGTTGCAGCCTAACAGCGTGATGCACTATTTAGACGTCGAGATAACGCCACTGTCAAGTGCTACTGGGGTTTTGCTGGGTACAAGTATTAGCTTCAGCGATGTCAGCCGGACTAAACAGCTGCAAGAGGAATTGCAACAAGCCAACCAAGAGTTGGAAATGGCTTATGAAGAAGTACAGTCTACTAACGAAGAATTAGAAACCACCAACGAGGAATTGCAATCCACCGTCGAAGAGTTAGAAACCACCAACGAGGAATTGCAATCCACCAACGAAGAGTTGGAAACGATAAATGAGGAATTGCAATCCACCAATGAAGAACTGCAAACAATTAACGACGAACTGCGTTATCGCACCGATGAACTCAACCAAGCGAATGGGTTTTTAGAATGTATCCTCACCAGTCTGCGGAGTGGGGTTGTGGTCGTGAACCGAGATTTGCTGATTCAAATTTGGAATAACAAAGCTGAAGATTTATGGGGTATGCGGTCGGATGAAGTGCACAACGAGCATTTTCTCAATTTGGACATCGGTCTGCCGGTGGGCCAACTGAGGCAGTCCATTCGTGATTGCTTGAATGCAGAGTCACAAATGTCTGAAATAATACTGGATGCTACAAACAGACGTGGCAGGATGATGCAGTGTAAAATTGTTTGCACGCCCCTCCTGAATTGGCAAAAAAAAGTTGACGGGGCGATTTTGCTAATGGATGAGGTTGTTCGGCAGGAGCCGGTTCAACAATAGGGGCAGAAATTCTTCCCAGTTCTGAGAGACAACAGCAGGGGAAGAAGCCGGCGGAAGAAATGAAGGGAAGCGCAAAAACGACAAGAGAGAATGTATCTGCGGTTACTAAAAATAGGATTAAGGAGATCACAGTCAACATCTATTCGGTAATAAACCTGTCTTCAGTCTTCTAGTCGATGCAGCGCTTCATGAAAATGTCTTAAAAACAACTATGAGAAATTTATTCAGAAGCCTTAATTTGTTGCTGTGTAATGAAGCCAACAATTTAGAAAGCGGTTAAATCGACAAAAATTCAATAATGGCGGCAGGTGTAGTGTGAACATAGACAATCAGTTACTCCAGCAGATAGAAAATGTCAGTTCGCGCTTGACACAAATGCACGAGTGTGTCCAAGACTTGCCGGCATATAAAGTAGAAGTGATAACGGAAGTCCTCGAACAAGTTAACGTTTCCCTAGAAGAACTCAAGGTTGCTAGAGAACAGCTAACCGTACAAAACGAACAGCTAAGCATTACTAGAGAGCAATTAGAACGAGAGCGCCAGCGCTATAAAGAGCTGTTTGAGTTCGCACCGGATGCCTATTTAGTAACCGATGACAATGGAACGATCCGGGAAGCCAACTACACTGCCGCCGTTCTTCTGTGCGTTTCTCAACGGTTTTTAGTGGGCAAACCCCTGAGCATTTTTGTCGCGGAAACACAGCGTCGGGACTTTCGCTTGCGAATTAATCAGCTGAAAGTCGGCGAATTGGAGAGGCTGCGGGAGTGGGAATTGCGAATGCAGCCGCGTAGAGGAGATAGCTTTGAGGTTGCCATCACCGTGAGTGCAGTCTGGAACCCGGAAGGTTTTAACTTGCGCTGGATGCTGCGCGACATTACCAGGCGTAAGCAAGTTGAGGCGCAACTTGGGCAAATGCACTTAGAAAACTTGCGGCTGCAAGAGATAGCTCATGTTAAATCGCAGTTCTTATCCGCGATTTCTCACGAACTTCGCACACCGATGAACGCGATCCTAGGTTTTTCGCAACTGCTGCTGCGCCACCCCCACTTGTCCTTAGAACCCAAGCAAGTTCAAATGGTGGAACGCATTCATGATAATGGTCATAATTTATTGGGATTGATTAATGACGTCCTCGACCTTTCAAAAGTCGATGCCGGCCGGATGGATTTGCGATTAGAAGAAGTGGACGTGGTGGATTTAGTTCATAAAACAACTGAAGAATTGCAATCTTTGGTGATTGAAAAACATTTATTTTTGCAGGTTCATACTGAGCTACAAAATCCGATCATAAGTAATAACCGTTCTCGTCTGCGTCAGATTTTAGTGAATCTGGTTGCAAACGCGATTAAATTTACAGAAACCGGCGGAGTGCGGATAGTGGTGCGTGAAGTTGAAGGAGACTTAGAGCGGCTCATCATTGAAGTTAAAGACACGGGCATTGGAATTCCTCAAGAGCATATAGAACGCATTTTTGAGGCATTTGAACAAGTAGATCGCAGCGCGAAGCGCGACTATCAGAGCACAGGTTTGGGTTTAGCTATCAGCAAATCGCTTGTAGAGTTAATGCAAGGAACGATTACGGTTACCAGTCAAGTTGGAGAAGGTTCGACCTTTTGTGTTGAACTGCCTCGGCAACTGAAGGCTGGCAAATAAGCAGGCTCTACGGCAGATCCTCGATTATTGCAAAATTCATGCAACTCAGCGGTTGAGTCAGCTGTTCTGCTAGCCTGAGTAAAGTAGCGCACCTTTGCCAAAGAAAACAAAAATATTGGCGTTGCTCAAAGGAATAAAGAAATGCCTGGTCACGATATTATCGTCATTGGTGCCTCCGCCGGCGGAGTAGACGCCTTATCAAAACTGGTTCGCAAATTACCCTCACAATTGCCGGCAGCGATTTTTATTGTTCTTCATATGTCAGCCAACAGTAGAAGTCTCATGGCGGACATCTTAAATCGTGCAGGTGCTTTAAAAGCCATGCCGGCCAAAGACGGTGACGTGATTGAACATGGACATATTTATATAGCACCCCCCAACCATCACCTGCTCATTAAGCCGGGTTATATCCGCTTATCCCAAGGGCCAAAAGAAAACTGTCACCGGCCAGCGGTTGATCCTTTATTTCGCACGGCGGCGCGGGCTTACGGTCAGCGAGTGGTGGGGGTGATTTTATCTGGCACACTTGACGATGGGACTGCCGGCCTGATAGCGGTGAAAAGTTGCGGCGGCGTAGCGATTGTGCAAAACCCTGAAGAGGCGATGTTTTCGGGAATGCCAAAGAGTGCGATCAACAATGTGAGCGTTGATCATGTTCTGCCGATTACCGAAATTGCGGCGCAATTGGTGCAACTTGCTGATCAGCTCGTGCACGATGAAGACCCAGGGCCGATGCCTGAGGAAATAAAATTGGAATCGGACATTGCAGAATTAGATAGAGCTGCAATGGAGCGCGAGGCACACAGAGGAACGCCGGCCAATCTGGGTTGTCCGACCTGCGGCGGTACTTTGTGGGAACATAATGCCGGCGATCTACTGCGCTTCCGTTGCCGCGTCGGCCACGCTTGGTCAGCAGATAGTTTGATATCACAGCAGTCTGAGGCCATTGAAGAGGCACTGTGGACAGCATTTAGAGCTTTAGAAGAAAGTTCGGCTTTGTCGCGCCGACTGGCTAAACGGGCGCACGGTCGCAAGCAAGGGCAAATTGCAGCACGTTTTGAAGATGAGGCGCTGGAGAGGGAGGAGCAAGCTGAAGTGATCCGAAAGGTGCTTGCGAATAAGGACAAACACGACTATCTGGAGTATGGAAATAATTAGAATATAGGCATTTGGGCGCAAAGATTCGTGGGGGACATCTCCCTCAGTCTCTAGAGTTCCCTCGCTAGTCGGTTGCCGGTCTTAAAGGTAAGGTTAAATTAAGGCTCTGGTGCAATATTTTAAATTGTGTTATGTCCAAACCGCTTGACGCTCAAACTGAAATCGCTTCGTTGCCGGTGACAGAAGGCTTGAACTGCAGCGCGGTGCATCCTGTCGATCTCAACAGTGTTCGTCTGTTGCATCGGGATATTCTTAATCCTGAAAAAGCCCAACGGATGGCAGAATTCTTTAGTTTGCTTGGCGATGCTAACCGCTTGCGGATTGTGTCTGCCTTAGCCGTGCAAGAGCTGTGTGTCTGTGATTTGGCTGCTGCCGTTAAAATGAGCGAATCGGCTGTTTCTCACCAGCTGCGAATGCTGCGGGCGATGCGTTTAGTAGGTTATCGCAAGCAGGGACGGAATGTTTTCTACCACCTTAAAGACACTCACGTACTCAACCTTTACCGGGAAGTGGCTGAACACTTGGATGAACCGGAGGACTAAGGGAATGTGTGGGGATGCGGCTGGGAAGCGGCACTGAGATGCCGGTGAGCATTCAATGCCGCAAACATTACTCTTTTTCCGCGCCTTGAATTTTCAGCAACACGAAGCCGGCAGCGATGCCTACGAAGACTAGGGAAAAAGAAAGAAGTGCCGCGTTGAAAATTTCACCGCTCATGTTTGTTATTGCTCCTTTGGGATGAATGGAAGGTGAGCTGAGATCACCACAGCGTATGGGACAGCCTACCTGGAAGTGTTAGCCTAGCAGGAAGTATTGTAAAACAGTTCGGGGTTGAATCCTCAATTGTTGATGGGTAGAGCCGGTATGGCCGGTTAAAGGCTGCCGGCTTTCCCTCTATCCGTTATAATTTTTTCTCCCACTTTCCCACTCAGCACTCTCCTGCAATAGCGACTATGAATAACAATATCCGTCCTCGTCTTGCTGTCACGTTGGGAGATCCTGCCGGCATTGGCCCAGAAGTGGTTCTGAAGGCTTTGGCAGATCCGGAAGTGATCCAAGCTTGCGAGGTGACGGTGGTTGGATCTCGGTCGCTTTTGCTGGAAACTCACACACAACTCAGCCGGCACCCTCAAGTGGGGGAAACCCTGGCAGATCCGCAGCAGTTAGATATTTTAGATGTGCCGGTGAATAGAGAACTCGGTGAAATTAAGACCGGCACTGGCAATGCGGCAAGTGGTGCAGCAAGTTTTGCTTATATGAAAGTAGCGATTGAGCAAACGCTTGCCGGCGAGTTTCAAGGCATTGTCACCGGCCCGATTTCTAAGACCGAGTGGAAAGCCGCAGGATATGATTATCCGGGACAAACTGAATTGTTAGCTGAAGCTGCCGGTGTCAAGCGATTTGGGATGTTGTTTGTGGCACGTTCTCCCCACACCGGCTGGACGCTTCGCACGTTACTTGCAACCACACATATTCCTTTATCCCAAGTTTCAACCGCGTTAACGCCAGAATTACTAACCCTGAAACTTGATTTGCTAGTGGAGTGTCTGCGGCAAGATTTTGGGTTAGAAAAGGCAAGAATTGCGATTGCCGGTTTAAACCCTCACAGTGGCGAAAATGGGCAATTGGGATGTGAGGAAAAAGATTGGTTAATTCCTTGGTTAGAAGCGGAACGCAAGCGCCGGCCTGATTTAATTTTAGAAGGGCCGGTGTCGCCGGATACGCTTTGGGTGAAGCCGGGACAAGCTTGGTTTGGAAATGCAAAATCTAACATTCAAAATGCTGCCGATGCGTATTTGGCATTATATCATGATCAGGGCTTAATTCCGGTTAAGTTAATGGCATTTGATCGGGCAGTGAATACAACAATTGGTTTGCCCTTTATTCGCACATCTCCGGATCATGGAACCGCGTTTGATATTGCCGGCAAAGGAATTGCAGATGCTTCCAGTATGAAAGCGGCTTTGCTGTTTGCTGCGGAGGTTGTGCAGCAGCGAAAAAAACCTGTGCCGGTGTAAATAATATAGATTTATAAGCTATAGAAGTAGGGGCTTAGTACAACTTAGCCCGCAAAATATTTCTCGCGATAGAGGTTTTTAGAATGCCGGTAATCTGGGTATTTTTAGGACTTTTAATTCTCATGCTTGTCATGTTTGATGTCCTTGTGACTACCCTAACAACCAATGGCGCTGGTTCTATAAGCGGCAGATTATCCTATTGGTTATGGTGGATAGCGTTGAGAGTTCATCGCCGGCATTCTAACCACCGGCTGCTAACGGTAACTGGCTGGGTCATTCTAATGGGAACTCCGTTAGTTTGGATTTGTTTAGTTTGGATGGGATGGGCTATATTATTTTGTGCCGGGGACACAGCGGTGGTTAACAGTGAAAGCAATTTGCCGGCTAGTATTTGGGAAAGAATTTATTTCACGGGTTACACCTTATCTACCCTAGGGGTTGGAGATTATCAGGCTCAAGGTGCGATATGGCAATTGGCAACTGCACTGGCATCTGCAAATGGTTTTTTCCTCTTTACTTTAGCGATCGCTTATCTATTGCCGGTGATTGCAGCCGTGGTGGTAAAACGTCAAATTGCTCTTTATATTTCTACTCTTGGGGGAACACCTGATGATCTTCTTAATAGAGCTTGGAACGGTAAAGATTTTGGACAATTAAGCCAGCACTTAATTGTACTGACCCCGATGCTCACCGGCATGGTAGAAAGTTATCTGGCTTACCCGATTCTTAATTACTTCCATACCCCCGAACGAGCTAAATCTTTTGTTTTGAGTGTGGTGACACTCGATGAGGCATTAACCCTACTTTACTATGGAGTTGAAAAGTCATGCCGGCCTGATAAAGCAGCGCTAAATCCCTTACGTCGGGCGAGTTCTGCATTTTTAAAGACACTCAAATCAGCTTATGTTGAACCGGCATCAGAGAATCCAACCATGCCTCCCCTCGCCCTACTGAGAGAGCAAGGCATTCCTGTGGTCAGTGATCAAGAGTTTTTAGAAGCAACGAAGCACTTCATCCTGCGCCGTAAGCTACTACTAGCAATGGTGAAACATGACGGATGGAATTGGGATAGCGTTAGCTCAACGGCAACTACCAATCGGGCGAGCAGTTTAGATGACGAAACGGCAATTGAAGAGCCTGAATTAAATTAATTTTAAAACAAAAAATAAAAGACAAAAGAATTAATAAAAAAACTCCGTTTGCCTTTTATTGGTTATTTATTTAATTTTTTGTACTTCACGTTGCTGACACCGGCTCATGCTTCAAAGCACCCGTCAAAATGGATGCCGGTGGCTTGCCGTGAGGCCAAGCGAAAGCATGACGAAAAGCGGCCTCCTTACACGCTTCTAGTTCATCAAAACCAATGATATCTAAGGTCAGCAAATTCTCAAATTCAAACGGCAACCGGACATTATGCAAGCCCGCGTTATCCGTGCAGATTGCGATATCAACCCCAGCCTCAAAACACCTATCAAACACCAGTTTTAACTCACGCATATCTTGAAGCGTGCCGGTTTTTAAATAGGTGGTGGGGCAAACTTCCAAACACTGCTGCCGGCTAGCAATTTCTGGCAATAACTCAGGATGCAACAGGGGAATTTGAATGCCGTGACCGATTCGCATTAAATAAGGCAGCAATTCTGGATAACAGCCAGAAGGGGTTTCATAGAGGTGCCCAGTGGTTTTCAGACCTCGTGCTCGCGCATAAGCGTATAACTCGATAAACTCATCCAAACGCTCAGCATATTGAGCATCTCCGCCGGCTAAATCGATCCCACACACATACTGGGGAAACTCGCCGGCTAAATCAACAATTGCCCGGTTCACCTCATAAGGCAAACGCGAGTGCATACACAAAATTTGACTGGTGACAATTGGACAGTCGCTCAGTTGGCTTGCCTTGCCGACAATGTCCACAATTGCAGTCATTTGATCAATTCGTTCAGACTGACTCAAATGTTCCGGCGTTCGGAGATAGGGCGTGTAGCGCAACTCCAAATACGCTAAATTTTCAAAAATATAAGCGCCCCGAATCAGCCGATAGATGAAGTAAGGCAACGTCTCGGCAGTTTGGACACTTTCAACCAGTGTGTGCAGTTCTAAATACTCATCAAGCGTTTTGCGGGGCTTGGTGTAAAACTCCTCAAACGTTGGGTATTCAGGAAATTGCTCAGCCAGATGGGAATGATGGCGCTGGAAATACCGCCATAGAATACGCGGTACAACCGAACCACCCAGATGCCGGTGTAACTCAGCGTGTAAAGCCACAAAAACCTCTTCAGATTAACGAAAACTTGAGAATTAGCAAGCATACGGGAGCTTAAAGGAGATCCCTAAAAGCTGAGGGCTAAATGCGGGTAACTAACCCTTAAATCTTAACAAAATTTAATTTGACTCGAATGACGCCAACTGTTAATAATTATAGTTTGTGTGAACTTTACCGCAGAAGACCCTTGGCTAACGTCGTTGTAATTGGTGCCCAGTGGGGCGATGAAGGAAAAGGTAAAATTACCGATCTGCTCAGCAAGTCAGCAGATATTGTTGTGCGTTACCAAGGCGGCGTGAATGCCGGCCACACGGTTGTTGTTAAAGATCAAACGTTCAAGCTGCACCTGATTCCTTCTGGCATCTTGTATCCCGAGACAGAATGTATCATCGGGTCGGGAACGGTGATCGATCCTAAAGTTTTAATTGAAGAACTCGACCGGCTAGACGAACTCAATGTCTCGACGAAAAATCTGCTGATTTCCCAAACCGCTCACATCACGATGCCTTACCACCGGCTTATTGACCAGGCATCGGAGGAACGCCGAGGAAATCACAAAATTGGCACAACCGGGCGCGGCATTGGCCCGACCTACGCAGATAAATCAGAACGCACCGGCATTCGGGTTCTAGATTTAATGGACCCGGAAGGGCTACGCAAACAAATTAACTGGACAGTTAATTACAAAAACGTCATCCTCGAAAAATTATATAACTTGCCACCCCTTGACCCACAAGAGGTCATCGGCCAATATTTAGAATATTCTGAACGCTTGCGTCCTCATGTCGTGGATGCGTCCCTGAAGATTTACGATGCCATTAAGCGCCGGCGCAATATTTTATTTGAAGGTGCCCAAGGAACCCTGCTAGACCTTGATCACGGCACTTACCCTTATGTAACTTCCTCCAATCCCGTTGCCGGTGGGGCTTGTGTCGGTGCCGGTGTTGGGCCAACCATGATAGACCGCGTGATTGGTGTCGCGAAAGCCTACACAACGCGGGTCGGTGAAGGGCCATTCCCAACAGAAATGGTCGATGGCATCGGGCAAGTCTTGTGCGAACGCGGGGCTGAATTTGGCACCACCACAGGACGCAAGCGCCGGTGTGGCTGGTTTGATGCCGTGATCGGTCGTTACGCGGTTCGCATCAATGGCATGGACTGTTTAGCCATCACTAAACTCGATGTTTTAGACGGACTAGAAGAAATCAAAGTTTGCGTTGCCTATGAAATTGATGGGGTGCGCTGCGAAGACTTCCCCAGCAATGCCCGTCAATTTGCCCGATGCAAGCCGATTTATGAAACGATGGCCGGTTGGAAACAATCGACCGATAGTTGCCGATCTCTAGAAGATTTACCACCCCAAGCGCTGGACTATCTCAAATTCTTGGCAGAATTGATGGAAGTTCCGATTGCGATCGTTTCCCTTGGCGCAAGCCGCGATCAAACGATTATAGTGGAAGATCCGATTCACGGGCCAAAACGAGCGCTGCTTTACGCGAATGGCACTTCTAGCACTCCCTCGCCGGTTATTGACTAGGGGAAGCGTCAAGAGTGACGGGTAGCAGATGATAAAAGATCAAGAAGAAAGGACAATTAGCAACTGATATGGAACTCACACTTGAAGGTCAGAAACGGGTTGAAGGCAGTAAACCCAATGCACTTCGCCGCGAAGGATTGATTCCGGCAGTTGTGTACGGCCATAACGGATCAGAATCTATTGCTTTCACGATTAAAGCAAAAAGAGTTGAGCATCTGTTGAGAGATGCCGCCGTTAACAATACGCTCATCGAGCTGAATATCCCCGAGGTTCCTTGGAATGGCAAGGCTCTGTTACGCGAAGTTCAGACCCATCCTTGGAAAAACTATCCTTACCACCTCAGCTTTTTTGCGGTGTCCGCTCAAGAAAGCTTAGAAGTTGAACTCGCCCTGAATTTTGTGGGTGAACCTGTTGGGGTCAAACTAGAGGGTGGGATTTTAGATCCTGTTCTCACGCAACTGGTCGTCAAA encodes:
- a CDS encoding two pore domain potassium channel family protein, encoding MPVIWVFLGLLILMLVMFDVLVTTLTTNGAGSISGRLSYWLWWIALRVHRRHSNHRLLTVTGWVILMGTPLVWICLVWMGWAILFCAGDTAVVNSESNLPASIWERIYFTGYTLSTLGVGDYQAQGAIWQLATALASANGFFLFTLAIAYLLPVIAAVVVKRQIALYISTLGGTPDDLLNRAWNGKDFGQLSQHLIVLTPMLTGMVESYLAYPILNYFHTPERAKSFVLSVVTLDEALTLLYYGVEKSCRPDKAALNPLRRASSAFLKTLKSAYVEPASENPTMPPLALLREQGIPVVSDQEFLEATKHFILRRKLLLAMVKHDGWNWDSVSSTATTNRASSLDDETAIEEPELN
- a CDS encoding PAS domain-containing sensor histidine kinase — its product is MNIDNQLLQQIENVSSRLTQMHECVQDLPAYKVEVITEVLEQVNVSLEELKVAREQLTVQNEQLSITREQLERERQRYKELFEFAPDAYLVTDDNGTIREANYTAAVLLCVSQRFLVGKPLSIFVAETQRRDFRLRINQLKVGELERLREWELRMQPRRGDSFEVAITVSAVWNPEGFNLRWMLRDITRRKQVEAQLGQMHLENLRLQEIAHVKSQFLSAISHELRTPMNAILGFSQLLLRHPHLSLEPKQVQMVERIHDNGHNLLGLINDVLDLSKVDAGRMDLRLEEVDVVDLVHKTTEELQSLVIEKHLFLQVHTELQNPIISNNRSRLRQILVNLVANAIKFTETGGVRIVVREVEGDLERLIIEVKDTGIGIPQEHIERIFEAFEQVDRSAKRDYQSTGLGLAISKSLVELMQGTITVTSQVGEGSTFCVELPRQLKAGK
- the pdxA gene encoding 4-hydroxythreonine-4-phosphate dehydrogenase PdxA; translated protein: MNNNIRPRLAVTLGDPAGIGPEVVLKALADPEVIQACEVTVVGSRSLLLETHTQLSRHPQVGETLADPQQLDILDVPVNRELGEIKTGTGNAASGAASFAYMKVAIEQTLAGEFQGIVTGPISKTEWKAAGYDYPGQTELLAEAAGVKRFGMLFVARSPHTGWTLRTLLATTHIPLSQVSTALTPELLTLKLDLLVECLRQDFGLEKARIAIAGLNPHSGENGQLGCEEKDWLIPWLEAERKRRPDLILEGPVSPDTLWVKPGQAWFGNAKSNIQNAADAYLALYHDQGLIPVKLMAFDRAVNTTIGLPFIRTSPDHGTAFDIAGKGIADASSMKAALLFAAEVVQQRKKPVPV
- a CDS encoding SDR family oxidoreductase; this encodes MILLVVGATGTLGRQVARRALDEGYQIRCLVRNLKKAAFLKEWGAELVRGDLCEPESLPPALEGVTAVIDVATARPTDSLSVKEVDWDGKVALIQAAKAAGVERYIFFSILDAQKYPQVPLMEIKRCTELFLAESGLNYTILKPCGFMQGLIGQYAIPILENQAVWITGETSPVAFMDTQDVAKFAVRAVSVPEAENKAFPIVGTRAWSADEIIRLCERLCGQQAKVTRLPLAILRGVRNVTRFFQWGWNVADRLAFAEVVANGKPLTAEMDEVYQVFGLDSQETTTLEAYLQDYYSRIMKKLKELDYEKGKLKKQNKQNKRKVPF
- a CDS encoding adenosine deaminase, with protein sequence MALHAELHRHLGGSVVPRILWRYFQRHHSHLAEQFPEYPTFEEFYTKPRKTLDEYLELHTLVESVQTAETLPYFIYRLIRGAYIFENLAYLELRYTPYLRTPEHLSQSERIDQMTAIVDIVGKASQLSDCPIVTSQILCMHSRLPYEVNRAIVDLAGEFPQYVCGIDLAGGDAQYAERLDEFIELYAYARARGLKTTGHLYETPSGCYPELLPYLMRIGHGIQIPLLHPELLPEIASRQQCLEVCPTTYLKTGTLQDMRELKLVFDRCFEAGVDIAICTDNAGLHNVRLPFEFENLLTLDIIGFDELEACKEAAFRHAFAWPHGKPPASILTGALKHEPVSAT
- a CDS encoding CheR family methyltransferase, with protein sequence MDQLDIDPALENLLQYLKHSRGIDFTGYKRSSLMRRVNKRIETVGIESYIEYQDYLELHPEEFVHLFNGLLINVTGFFRDRSAWDYIVSNVVPKMIAEKDGGENFRLWSAGCASGEEAYTLAIIMAEAVGFEQFRERVKIFATDIDEEALNQARLGTYCHKEVTGLPKEYLKKYFELIDNRYAFRKDLRRSIIFGRNNLVQDAPISRIDLLTCRNTIMYFNAETQAKILTRFHFALNDGGILFLGKAETLLTHNHSFAPVDLKRRIFTQVQKGNLRDRLLLLPQAETPDTLDFRSNLVRMRETAFDAGTSAQVVVDTSGSVVLANERARNLFDLKAKDIGRPLQDLEVSYRPVELRSRIAQVYSECRAIVLKDIEWLQPNSVMHYLDVEITPLSSATGVLLGTSISFSDVSRTKQLQEELQQANQELEMAYEEVQSTNEELETTNEELQSTVEELETTNEELQSTNEELETINEELQSTNEELQTINDELRYRTDELNQANGFLECILTSLRSGVVVVNRDLLIQIWNNKAEDLWGMRSDEVHNEHFLNLDIGLPVGQLRQSIRDCLNAESQMSEIILDATNRRGRMMQCKIVCTPLLNWQKKVDGAILLMDEVVRQEPVQQ
- a CDS encoding chemotaxis protein CheB; its protein translation is MPGHDIIVIGASAGGVDALSKLVRKLPSQLPAAIFIVLHMSANSRSLMADILNRAGALKAMPAKDGDVIEHGHIYIAPPNHHLLIKPGYIRLSQGPKENCHRPAVDPLFRTAARAYGQRVVGVILSGTLDDGTAGLIAVKSCGGVAIVQNPEEAMFSGMPKSAINNVSVDHVLPITEIAAQLVQLADQLVHDEDPGPMPEEIKLESDIAELDRAAMEREAHRGTPANLGCPTCGGTLWEHNAGDLLRFRCRVGHAWSADSLISQQSEAIEEALWTAFRALEESSALSRRLAKRAHGRKQGQIAARFEDEALEREEQAEVIRKVLANKDKHDYLEYGNN
- a CDS encoding ArsR/SmtB family transcription factor; amino-acid sequence: MSKPLDAQTEIASLPVTEGLNCSAVHPVDLNSVRLLHRDILNPEKAQRMAEFFSLLGDANRLRIVSALAVQELCVCDLAAAVKMSESAVSHQLRMLRAMRLVGYRKQGRNVFYHLKDTHVLNLYREVAEHLDEPED
- a CDS encoding PetM family cytochrome b6-f complex subunit 7 — encoded protein: MSGEIFNAALLSFSLVFVGIAAGFVLLKIQGAEKE